A genome region from bacterium includes the following:
- a CDS encoding butyrate kinase (catalyzes the phosphorylation of 2-butanoate to butanoyl phosphate), with protein DWVSWIAPVKVYPGQDEMGALAQGVLRVLRGEDEALEYPTYVGNGE; from the coding sequence GACTGGGTGAGCTGGATCGCGCCGGTGAAGGTTTACCCGGGGCAGGACGAGATGGGGGCGCTGGCGCAGGGGGTGCTGCGGGTCCTGCGCGGCGAGGACGAGGCGCTGGAGTATCCCACCTACGTGGGCAACGGCGAGTAG